The Caldicellulosiruptor changbaiensis genome has a segment encoding these proteins:
- a CDS encoding YitT family protein: MLKKIFRVIYEYAAITFGSLLVALSLNLFLVPNKIAAGGFSGIATVVYYVSRFKLPVGMTMLALNIPAFIWGVKTIGVDFGVKSVYGTIALSVLTDLTAFLPCITYDKLLASVFGGALMGLGLAIVLLYEATTGGTEMLARIIHKFISFISVGQILLGLDVAVIAMASIVFKNYELGLWAVLTLFACSKVMDAILEGVNFAKALIIISDKSDIIAEKILKELDRGVTGLHGIGMWTKTEKNVLLCVVKRHEVSRVKNLVKSIDQKAFVILTDVREVLGEGFSV, encoded by the coding sequence ATGCTAAAAAAGATTTTCAGAGTTATATACGAATATGCTGCTATAACATTTGGTTCACTTTTGGTTGCACTGTCTTTAAACCTCTTTCTTGTTCCAAACAAGATTGCAGCAGGTGGATTTTCTGGTATTGCAACCGTTGTGTATTATGTCTCTCGTTTTAAACTTCCTGTTGGTATGACAATGCTTGCTTTGAACATTCCTGCTTTTATTTGGGGCGTGAAGACAATTGGAGTAGATTTTGGAGTCAAGAGTGTGTACGGTACAATAGCCCTTTCAGTTTTGACAGACCTGACAGCTTTCTTGCCCTGTATTACATATGATAAACTACTTGCTTCAGTTTTTGGTGGAGCACTAATGGGGCTGGGACTTGCTATTGTGCTTTTGTACGAGGCAACAACTGGTGGAACTGAGATGCTTGCAAGAATAATTCATAAGTTTATCTCCTTTATCTCAGTTGGACAGATTCTTTTAGGGCTTGATGTTGCTGTAATTGCAATGGCTTCAATAGTATTTAAAAACTATGAACTTGGACTTTGGGCAGTTTTGACCCTTTTTGCATGTTCAAAAGTAATGGATGCTATCTTAGAAGGTGTCAACTTTGCAAAAGCACTTATAATAATCTCTGACAAATCAGACATAATCGCAGAGAAGATTCTAAAAGAGCTTGACAGAGGTGTGACAGGTCTTCATGGCATTGGCATGTGGACAAAGACAGAAAAAAACGTACTGCTTTGTGTTGTGAAAAGACATGAGGTAAGCCGTGTAAAGAACCTCGTCAAGAGCATTGATCAGAAAGCTTTTGTCATTTTAACAGATGTTCGTGAGGTTTTAGGTGAAGGTTTTTCTGTTTGA